GTTCCCAGGGATCGCTTGTCCCTTTGCCTTCCGGCAAGGATCGTGGGTATATTGAGTTGAGAGGGTTAGTTGCGGAACGTGAATAAATCCGTCGCTGACTAACGATGCGGCGTGGCCCGAAAAAGATCTCTTGCCAGGCCACCCGGGCGGAGACTGAATCGCCTTTACAAGCGGGTTTGCGCGGTGCCGTTTCCACCACCATTCCGGGCCACGACGAGCTTTTCACCCCACCGTTCCATCCGCGCTCTGCTGGCGTCCAGTTTCTCGTGGAGTGCGCTGCAAGCTGCCTGATCGGCCCGCTCGCTTCGAGCACGCAGGCGCTCGTAGGTGCGCTCTGACATGTCAGGCGGCTTCCCGGGAAACTCCTCCAGCAGACTGCCCGTGCCACCGAGACGCACGCGCAGGCGCTTCGCCTTGAGAATCTTCCGGCCTGTCCGAGTCTCGTTCTCCATCTGGTAGGCGAGATTGCCGCACTGCCGACAGAAGAACCCGTCCCCGGCGTCATAGAGAACGCCCACCCTCCGACCGCAACCTGGGCATAGAAACCACGGACGTTCCCCGCCGAAGTGGGATGGTGTCCACTCGAGTTCCACCGTCTGCATCCCGCCCCTGCCGCGCCGGGTCGACAGGGTCGCCGTCGTGCGGCCGGCTTCGGCCCACGCCCGCGCCTCCACCCGGTCACACTGCTCCACTGTGTGACGTTTGAGCGCGAGCCGCGGTGTTGTCGCCCAAATCATCTACAATCCGCGTCGCTCGCGACTACCTGCGGGAGGGGCGCCGGTGGTTGGAGCAGGCCTCGCGCTGAGCCCGGATGGCCCGCCGCGGCCCTGCGCCAAGGCGCTGGTGGGCGCCGGCACCCTTGCCGGGACGCTGGGCGACTACCCGGCAGCCCGGGGGTTCTTGCAAAACGCGTTGAAGCTCGCCGTCGGGGACCCGGTCACGACGACTCGTGCCCTCACCCGGCTTGGCATGGTCGCCATGTTCGCGGATGACATTTCGGGGGCAAGGGCGCTGCAGGAGCGGAGCCTCGCCCTTTGCCGAGAAATCCAGGATCTCCGGTGGCAGGCTCTAACGCTGTTCCTGTTGGGGTTGGCGCGCATGCTTCTTGGAGATCTCGACCGGGCCGAGGCCACCCTCACAGAAAGCCTGGACCTCTGCCGCACCGTGGGAAACGGCGCCTGACGGTGGTCGCCATGAGTTATCTCGTCCGAGTCAAGCTGAAGCGGCGGGATAATGCAGGGGCCGCCGTGCTGGCGGCCGCGGCGCTGACGTCCGCACGAGAAACAGGCCAGTCGCGCCCCTTATGGGGGGCGGTGGCGACCGCCGCGTTATTCAGCCCGCACCGAGGTGACCTCGACCGCGCCGTCCGCCTGTTGGCCGCGGTGGACGCGGGAGCGAGTGGACGGGTGACGCCTTTGTCTTTGGGCCCGCGGTTCA
This genomic stretch from bacterium harbors:
- a CDS encoding tetratricopeptide repeat protein, coding for MVGAGLALSPDGPPRPCAKALVGAGTLAGTLGDYPAARGFLQNALKLAVGDPVTTTRALTRLGMVAMFADDISGARALQERSLALCREIQDLRWQALTLFLLGLARMLLGDLDRAEATLTESLDLCRTVGNGA